CCCGGTACCTGAAACTGAAAAAGAGAAACCTTTGCCTACGCTTGGCGAAAGCGACGCAGCGATGCGGGAAGCGCTCGAAGACCTGTTTGGAAAGCGCGCGTTTGCAAAATACTTTTACTTGGACGAGATCATCCGCCGCATTGTCGTCACGGTTGATAATCTGCCGCGACAAAAAGTGTCGCAACGGTTTATTCCAGTTAAGCCGGTCGCCGGAAGATTTCGCGTAACCGGCGAGGACGAAAATCCGGTTATCAGCCCCAGGAACTACTCACGCTATGCGCCTTACGTCCGGTCGGCGGAGGCTGTGAGCGTCAAAAAGGCGGTCGCAGTCTACGTCCATTTTTATCCGTTGTTCCAACAGGCGTACCGGGACCTCGGATATCCAAAAGGGAATTTCAATGACCGTTTGATTGAGGCTATCGACAACCTGCTTGCCACGCCTGAGGTCAAAGGGCCGGTGAAGCTGGTCCAACCGGGCGTGCTCTATCAGTACGCAGACCCGAATTTGGAAGCGCTTTCCGCAGGCCAAAAGATTATGATCCGAATGGGAACCGAGAATGCCAACCGGATCAAGGTAAAGCTTAGGGAATACCGAAGTGAGCTGACGCACGTGGAATTGAAGCAGTAGCGCGGCCATTGTCAATTTATTCTCGGCGCTTTAACCGGCCGTTTGTTATCGCGCGCGTGCGGCGAACTGCTAATTAAATAAAATCACGTTCGATTGCTGGCGCGCTTGTTTATAGAGCGCAGCAAGGCTAAACTCGCGCAGCCTACTTACTCAGCCGACATATGGATCTGCTGCTTCTGAAAGCATTTATTCTCGGCGTGATCGAGGGCGTGACTGAATTCCTGCCGGTTTCAAGCACCGGCCACTTGATACTCGCCGGCGAACTGCTCAATTTCAACGATGAAAAAGGCAAGGTATTTGAAATCGCCATCCAGCTTGCGGCAATACTCGCAGTGTGTTGGGAATACCGCGT
The Burkholderiales bacterium DNA segment above includes these coding regions:
- a CDS encoding DUF3014 domain-containing protein; the encoded protein is MKNPIKWVIIIVALIGAAAIVYYHWFREAPAPQPQPQPVQQPPAPVETKPVPETQPAPKIQYPVPETEKEKPLPTLGESDAAMREALEDLFGKRAFAKYFYLDEIIRRIVVTVDNLPRQKVSQRFIPVKPVAGRFRVTGEDENPVISPRNYSRYAPYVRSAEAVSVKKAVAVYVHFYPLFQQAYRDLGYPKGNFNDRLIEAIDNLLATPEVKGPVKLVQPGVLYQYADPNLEALSAGQKIMIRMGTENANRIKVKLREYRSELTHVELKQ